The Salegentibacter sp. Hel_I_6 region TGCTGCCAGTCCAATAGCAGCCAGAAAGACCAAAATACTTTCTCCCCAAAACTGAAAGAAAAGCTGAGACTTGCCAGCGCCCAGGGTTTTTCTCATCCCTACTTCGCGAAGGCGCTGAGTACTTTTTGCTATGCTCATATTTACAAAATTCACCCCGGCAATTAAAATGATGAGTAGAGAAATTCCCAGTACCATATAAGGCCACATTTTTTTCGCAGTGATATCTCCATCACGTTCTCTCGCGAAGTGGACATCGTTAAAAGGAAATAGTCTAATTTCCTTGAAGTTTCCTGCAGCATCGGGTTGTGCCCCGTCACGCTCAAACCTGGCTATTTCATCTTTATAATGATTATTAGTAAAAGCATCAGTAGTCTGTTGAAATTTTTGCGGACTCAACCCAGAATTAAGCTGCATATAAACCTCATGGTTTTCTTTATCCCATCGGTCTACATTATCTGCATAGGAAAAGTCAGCCTGATTGGTGAAATCCAGAGCCAGGTCAAATTGGATACTACTGTTACTGGGCATATCTCGGACAATAGCTAATATTGTAAAAGGACGCTCTTCACCCTCTGTAATTACGGTGATTGATTTTCCCACAACATCTGAACTTCCGAATATCCTGTTGGCTGCATATTCTGAAACTGCCACACCAGACTTTTCTCCAATAGGATTGACTTTCTTCCCTTCTACCACGGGGAAGCTGAAAATAGAAAAGAAATCAGGATCTACATATGCGGCAGTCATTCGTAATTCCTTATCCTCATTTATTACCAGCACACCTTTTCCATTAAATCGGGTAATTTTTTTAACTCCTGGCACCTCTTCACGCAAGGCGTCAGCAAACGGAATA contains the following coding sequences:
- a CDS encoding ABC transporter permease: MIKNYFKIALRNLWKDRTFTFLNILGLTVAFSVAILLSMYALFELSYDDFHENKNSIYQVYSTEQLPDGPQASTSKPIPFADALREEVPGVKKITRFNGKGVLVINEDKELRMTAAYVDPDFFSIFSFPVVEGKKVNPIGEKSGVAVSEYAANRIFGSSDVVGKSITVITEGEERPFTILAIVRDMPSNSSIQFDLALDFTNQADFSYADNVDRWDKENHEVYMQLNSGLSPQKFQQTTDAFTNNHYKDEIARFERDGAQPDAAGNFKEIRLFPFNDVHFARERDGDITAKKMWPYMVLGISLLIILIAGVNFVNMSIAKSTQRLREVGMRKTLGAGKSQLFFQFWGESILVFLAAIGLAA